A single region of the Candidatus Protochlamydia amoebophila UWE25 genome encodes:
- the hpf gene encoding ribosome hibernation-promoting factor, HPF/YfiA family yields the protein MNRKAKALEFVDTEYNVKITGRHVEITDSMKSYAMEKISKIERFMDRIIDVNVIMDIQKIDHKVEIILKAGHTKIQSQAATPDMYASIDKAIARLEAQIRRYKSKIQDHHAKSLAIIDMNVNVLRNPSAEEEMEEEESEFSASVTNGHIVGGHEIVKRETRPLKTLTFDEAIMKMELSQDVFLIFKNEEDQKLKVIYRRKDGHYGIIDLNS from the coding sequence ATGAATCGCAAAGCAAAAGCCTTAGAATTTGTAGATACTGAATATAATGTTAAAATTACAGGTCGGCATGTCGAAATTACAGATTCCATGAAAAGTTATGCCATGGAAAAAATTTCTAAGATTGAGCGATTCATGGATCGCATCATTGATGTGAATGTGATCATGGATATCCAAAAAATTGACCACAAAGTAGAAATTATCTTAAAAGCAGGGCATACAAAAATCCAAAGCCAAGCAGCAACACCTGATATGTATGCTTCAATTGATAAAGCGATTGCAAGACTTGAAGCTCAAATTCGTCGTTACAAATCAAAAATTCAAGACCATCACGCAAAAAGCTTAGCTATTATTGATATGAATGTAAATGTGCTTCGCAATCCTAGTGCTGAAGAGGAAATGGAAGAGGAAGAAAGTGAATTTTCTGCTTCTGTCACCAATGGCCACATTGTTGGCGGACATGAAATTGTCAAACGAGAAACACGCCCTCTTAAAACCTTGACATTTGATGAAGCTATTATGAAAATGGAGCTTTCTCAAGATGTGTTTTTGATCTTCAAAAATGAAGAAGATCAAAAATTGAAAGTGATTTACAGACGTAAAGATGGTCACTATGGAATTATTGATTTAAACAGCTAA
- a CDS encoding type I restriction enzyme HsdR N-terminal domain-containing protein, with amino-acid sequence MPNQLFCSVRKKWILETPEEKVRQLLISHMTQNLGYPIGSLALEVTLSQMPHLRHIPPQQIPKRRADLVILTPHLHPSFPLYPLLLIECKAVPLTDKAMRQVVGYNQFLKACFIGLANQDEKRLGWYDPQQKDYQAITNIFSYPSLLQQAKLSLIDPNHNKLIFDPSELIK; translated from the coding sequence ATGCCTAATCAACTTTTCTGTTCTGTTCGAAAGAAATGGATTTTAGAAACACCTGAAGAGAAAGTTAGGCAATTGTTAATCAGTCATATGACGCAGAATTTGGGTTATCCGATAGGAAGTTTGGCTCTAGAAGTCACTTTAAGTCAAATGCCTCATCTGCGTCATATTCCCCCTCAACAAATTCCCAAAAGAAGGGCTGACCTTGTTATTCTCACCCCTCACCTTCATCCCTCTTTTCCTCTTTATCCTTTGTTATTGATCGAATGTAAAGCTGTCCCTCTCACAGATAAAGCTATGCGCCAAGTCGTAGGTTATAATCAATTTCTTAAAGCTTGTTTTATTGGATTGGCAAATCAAGACGAAAAAAGACTTGGTTGGTACGATCCTCAACAAAAAGATTATCAAGCTATTACAAATATTTTTTCTTACCCTTCTCTTCTGCAGCAAGCAAAATTATCCCTTATCGATCCGAACCATAATAAATTAATATTTGATCCTTCGGAACTAATAAAATGA
- a CDS encoding leucine-rich repeat domain-containing protein, with amino-acid sequence MHIYNTRFNPSNFIANTNIHTYYRSNNRLKFSERISLLCKKIFQSSLHPFFTYINRDQFQSQWREIFWGRKEIVISKRTRTQETFDNPKDENKLLVTSLAAIEEIGTSTIQPSNPLPFPQEEFKLSFQDETSLIIPSSQLSLLMEKSPYFKSLWSGNFQETLRDPLTLTQKEFIHLLNCLMDANFKVSEEDIPSFIQLADYYQLTEVVKNLGEQLLDIYKSKKFELFNSSEDSLVELKEVLNFARQYQLNTLKNYLELTVVSSLLNQTSQLTEFEKILKHFSNEIERLDFLENDYLTDTHLLVLKNCKNLKELYLQRCHNLTDAGLAHLAPLLALQHLDLSECNNLTDAGLAHLTPLMALQHLNLSYCKNLTDAGLAHLTPLVALQYLDLSGCDNLTDAGLAHLTPLMALQHLGLSACDKLTDAGLAHLTPLVALQYLSLNGCDKLTDVGLAHLTPLVALTHLNLSWCDKLTDAGLAHLTPLVALQHLNLRWCRKLTDAGLAHLTPLVALQHLDLNRCPKLTDAGLAHLTSLVNLRHLNLSYCRKLTDVGLAHLTPLVALQHLNLSCCRKLTDAGLAHLASLLALQHLDLSGCDKLTDAVLE; translated from the coding sequence ATGCATATTTATAATACAAGATTTAATCCTAGTAATTTCATTGCCAATACGAATATTCATACTTACTATCGATCGAACAATCGTTTAAAATTTTCTGAACGAATTAGTTTATTATGCAAAAAAATTTTTCAGTCCTCCCTGCACCCATTCTTTACCTATATCAATAGAGATCAATTTCAGTCTCAATGGAGAGAGATTTTTTGGGGGCGAAAGGAGATTGTTATTTCTAAAAGAACTCGCACTCAGGAAACTTTTGATAATCCTAAGGATGAAAACAAACTCTTAGTAACTTCTTTAGCTGCCATAGAAGAAATTGGGACATCCACAATTCAACCTTCCAATCCTCTGCCTTTCCCCCAAGAAGAATTTAAACTGAGCTTTCAGGATGAAACATCTCTAATCATCCCTAGTTCCCAACTATCTTTGTTAATGGAAAAATCGCCCTATTTTAAGAGTCTCTGGTCGGGAAATTTTCAAGAAACTCTTCGAGATCCTCTTACTTTGACACAAAAAGAGTTTATTCATCTGCTTAACTGCCTAATGGATGCTAATTTTAAAGTTTCTGAGGAAGATATCCCTTCTTTCATTCAACTAGCCGATTATTATCAACTGACGGAAGTTGTGAAGAATTTAGGGGAGCAGTTGCTTGACATATATAAATCCAAGAAATTTGAGCTATTTAATTCTAGCGAAGATAGCCTAGTGGAATTAAAAGAAGTTTTAAATTTTGCGCGGCAATATCAATTAAACACTTTAAAAAATTATTTAGAACTCACAGTTGTGAGTTCATTATTAAACCAGACTTCCCAATTAACGGAATTTGAAAAAATTTTAAAGCATTTCTCAAATGAGATAGAAAGACTCGATTTTTTAGAGAATGATTATTTGACTGACACCCATCTCTTAGTTTTAAAAAATTGTAAAAATTTAAAAGAACTTTATCTTCAAAGATGCCACAATCTCACGGATGCTGGATTAGCACATTTAGCCCCCTTACTGGCTTTGCAACATTTAGATTTAAGTGAATGCAATAATCTTACTGATGCTGGATTAGCGCATTTAACTCCCTTAATGGCTTTACAGCATTTAAACTTGAGCTATTGTAAGAATCTCACTGACGCTGGATTAGCACATTTGACACCTTTAGTGGCTTTGCAGTATTTAGATCTAAGTGGATGCGATAATCTCACGGATGCTGGATTAGCGCATTTAACTCCCTTAATGGCTTTGCAGCATTTAGGTCTGAGTGCATGCGATAAGCTCACTGACGCTGGCTTAGCGCATTTGACACCCTTAGTAGCTTTACAGTATTTAAGTTTGAATGGATGCGATAAGCTTACTGACGTTGGATTAGCGCATTTGACACCTTTAGTGGCTTTAACGCATTTAAATCTGAGTTGGTGCGATAAGCTCACCGATGCAGGATTAGCACATTTAACTCCCTTGGTGGCTTTACAGCATTTGAACCTGCGTTGGTGCCGTAAGCTCACGGACGCCGGATTAGCGCATTTGACTCCCTTAGTGGCTCTGCAGCATTTAGATCTAAATAGATGCCCTAAGCTCACGGACGCTGGATTAGCGCATTTGACTTCCTTAGTAAATTTACGGCATTTAAACTTGAGCTATTGTAGAAAGCTTACTGACGTTGGATTAGCACATTTAACTCCCTTGGTGGCTTTACAGCATTTGAATCTAAGTTGTTGCCGTAAGCTCACGGACGCCGGATTAGCGCATTTAGCCTCCTTGCTGGCTTTACAGCATTTAGATCTAAGTGGATGCGATAAGCTCACTGATGCTGTGCTGGAATAA